A genomic region of Desulfatiglans anilini DSM 4660 contains the following coding sequences:
- the infA gene encoding translation initiation factor IF-1, whose amino-acid sequence MAKEEAIEVEGVVIETLPNAMFRVELKNGHRVLGHISGKMRMHFIKILPGDTVVVELSPYDLTRGRIVYRGQK is encoded by the coding sequence ATGGCGAAAGAAGAGGCAATTGAGGTTGAGGGTGTTGTCATCGAGACGCTTCCCAATGCCATGTTTAGGGTTGAGCTCAAAAACGGCCACAGGGTCTTGGGGCATATTTCGGGGAAGATGCGGATGCATTTCATCAAGATTTTGCCCGGAGACACGGTGGTTGTCGAGCTTTCGCCATATGATTTGACGAGAGGCCGGATCGTTTATCGGGGTCAAAAGTAG